One genomic region from Eptesicus fuscus isolate TK198812 chromosome 18, DD_ASM_mEF_20220401, whole genome shotgun sequence encodes:
- the LOC129147167 gene encoding inter-alpha-trypsin inhibitor heavy chain H4-like — protein sequence MAATLMDQVEEGFLQIFIESSQLKVLCEPILQSNLLCGVTSIRKSIGALNNAHFAKNPQLQVHVSPEHVVVTRGRRSSEYKWKETLFVVMPGLTMTMDKAGLLLLSSPDKVTIGLLSWDGPGQGLRLLLRDTDRFSSHVDGILGRFYRGVLWGPPDATDDSKRTLRAHGFDFNATRKLKLDYQEGTPGTVISCWSVELYT from the exons ATTTCTACAAATCTTCATCGAGTCCAG CCAGCTGAAAGTACTCTGTGAGCCCATTCTGCAGAGTAATCTTCTCTGTGGTGTCACCTCAATCCGGAAGTCCATCGGAGCGTTGAACAATGCCCACTTTGCCAAG AATCCCCAGCTGCAGGTCCACGTGTCCCCTGAGCACGTGGTAGTGACTCGGGGCCGAAGAAGCTCTGAGTACAAGTGGAAGGAGACGCTGTTCGTGGTGATGCCTGG CCTCACGATGACCATGGACAAGGCGGGGCTCCTGCTGCTCAGCAGCCCAGACAAAGTGACCATCGGCCTGCTGTCCTGGGAcggccctgggcaggggcttCGGCTGCTTCTGCGGGACACTGACCGCTTCTCCAGCCACGTCGACGGGATCCTTG GCCGCTTTTACCGGGGCGTGCTCTGGGGACCCCCAGATGCCACAGATGACAGCAAGCGAACACTGAGGGCTCATGGGTTTGACTTCAATGCCACCAG AAAGCTCAAGCTGGATTACCAAGAGGGGACCCCGGGAACAGTGATTTCCTGCTGGTCTGTTGAGCTATACACCTGA